The following coding sequences lie in one uncultured Flavobacterium sp. genomic window:
- a CDS encoding C1 family peptidase yields MNTFSFKSVLAASVFFAGATGCFAQDILVNSLKLNASEKSKEAFKFTEQINLGTTSVKTQGSSGTCWSYSTNSFLESEMIRLGKQPVELSQIYSARNVYVEKGVNYVRMHGAVTLGDGGALHDVINMYKKYGTVPREVYTGLNYGTDKNKFGEMSALIEGVLAAVVKNPNGELTPNWEKAYAAVIDSYLGKVPENFTYKGKNYTPQTFAKEVVGINPDEYIEMSSFTTSPYYQKTTMMVPDNWSFDQVYNVKVNDMTDVIDNALKKGYTVAWATDVSEKSFSWKNGVAYVPTKKFDDMTAEEKADMFNGPKPEPEITAEMRQTAFDNYTTTDDHGMHIIGLAKDQTGKEYYIVKNSWGETNDYKGFLFVTKNFVKYKTTALMVNKGGIPTDIAKKLGV; encoded by the coding sequence ATGAATACATTTTCATTCAAATCAGTACTTGCAGCTTCTGTTTTTTTTGCTGGAGCTACAGGCTGTTTTGCACAGGACATTTTAGTTAACTCACTAAAACTAAATGCAAGCGAAAAAAGTAAAGAAGCTTTTAAATTTACAGAGCAAATTAATTTGGGAACAACTTCTGTAAAAACACAAGGTTCTTCAGGAACTTGCTGGAGTTATTCGACAAATTCTTTTTTAGAGTCAGAAATGATTCGTTTAGGAAAACAACCAGTTGAATTGTCACAAATTTATTCAGCAAGAAATGTTTATGTTGAAAAAGGTGTAAATTATGTTCGTATGCACGGTGCTGTTACTTTAGGTGACGGAGGAGCTTTGCATGATGTAATTAATATGTATAAAAAATACGGAACTGTGCCAAGAGAAGTTTACACAGGATTAAACTACGGAACTGATAAAAATAAATTTGGAGAAATGTCTGCTCTTATCGAAGGAGTTTTAGCTGCTGTCGTAAAAAATCCAAATGGAGAATTAACTCCAAACTGGGAAAAAGCGTATGCTGCAGTTATCGATTCTTATTTAGGAAAAGTGCCGGAAAACTTTACATACAAAGGAAAAAATTATACACCACAAACTTTTGCTAAAGAAGTAGTAGGAATCAATCCTGATGAGTATATCGAAATGTCATCATTTACAACATCTCCGTACTACCAAAAAACAACAATGATGGTACCGGACAACTGGTCATTTGATCAGGTTTATAATGTAAAAGTAAATGACATGACTGATGTTATTGACAATGCATTGAAAAAAGGATACACTGTAGCTTGGGCAACTGATGTAAGTGAGAAAAGCTTTAGCTGGAAAAATGGTGTAGCATATGTTCCAACAAAGAAATTTGATGATATGACTGCCGAAGAAAAAGCAGATATGTTCAACGGACCAAAACCAGAACCGGAAATTACTGCTGAAATGCGTCAGACTGCGTTTGATAACTACACAACGACAGATGACCACGGAATGCACATTATTGGTCTTGCTAAAGATCAAACCGGAAAAGAATATTACATCGTAAAAAATTCTTGGGGAGAAACAAACGATTACAAAGGTTTCTTGTTTGTGACCAAAAATTTCGTGAAATATAAAACTACTGCCTTAATGGTAAACAAAGGCGGAATCCCAACGGATATCGCTAAAAAATTAGGGGTTTAA